The sequence TCCTACTTTTGGACCAACTTGACTAAAAATAGCATTATCAGAAGCTATAGTTAAATCACATACAACATGTAATACATGACCCCCTCCTACAGCAAAACCATTTACCATAGCTATAACAGGTTTCGGAATTTCTCTAATTTTTTTATAAAAATCTAAAATATTTAATCTTGGAATTCCATCTTTTCCTAAATAACCTCCTAAACCTCTTGTAGTCTGATCACCTCCAGAACAAAAAGATTTATTTCCAGATCCAGTAATAATTATTACATCTATATCTTTTTTATCTTTACATATATTTATAGCATCAATCATTTCTTTTACTGTTTCCACACGAAAAGCATTATGACATTTTGGTCTATTTATTTCTATTTTCGCTATACCTTCCCAAAAAAAGAACAAAATATCTTTATATTTTTTTATTAAAATCCAATCAATTGTATAATTCATAACAAAAATAAAAAATTGATATTTATTTTTACAATAATAAAAATTATTTATGTACCAAAATATATTTTCAGTATTTATAGGAATAATAATAAGTATTTTAGAAATATTTTATGCTATAAAATTTATAAAAAAATGGTTTATAGAAATAGAATTTATTCCATTAATAAAATTGAAATATATTTTTAATGAAGCTCCTAATAAATTTTTTTTAATTTTAATTTTATTTTATGCATTTAGTCCTATATTAGGAGGTATAGTAACAGCTTTTTTTGCTAAAAATGCAAAAAAAGCTCATGCTATATTAACCGGTATTATATTATTTTTTATAATTTTATTTCATCTATTATTTTATAGATATCCTTTATGGTTTAAAATAATAATACTTCCATTATTTTTCCCTTTTTCTTATTTAGGAGGTAAATTCATAGAATTTTTACAAAGAAAAAAATGGATAAATTAATAAATAAATAAATCCAGATATATAACCTGCTAAAGCTAACCAGCTTATTTTTTTTAGATACCAAAAAAAATCTATTTTTTCCATTCCCATAGCTGCTACTCCTGCAGCAGATCCTATGAGAAAAATACTCCCTCCTGTTCCAGAAACATAAGCTATAAAATGCCATAATTCATGATCTATTGGATGAGAAAACATAGCTATAGTAGCAGCTACTAATGGAACATTATCTACAATAGAAGATATAAATCCTAATATAAAAGTTGTAATTTTCCATGTAGAAAAAGTATTATTTATCCAATGAGATAAATAATATAATTTTCCTAAAGATTCTAAAGAAGAAACAGATAATAAAATACCAAAAAAAAATAAAATACTAGAAATATCTAATTTTTTAAATATTTTATCTATAGATGATGATATAATTTTTGATTTATATTTATTAGAAATTATACAAAGAAGTATACTAAGAGAAAACATCATTCCCATATATGGAGGTAATCCAGTTATAGTTTTAAAAATAGGAACAAGTAACATTAGAAATAAACCTATTTTTAACATAAAAAAACCTTTATTAATATTTTCTTTTGATAATTTATTTTTTTCAATTTTAATTTTTCCATTAAAAATTGGTAAATAAGAAGCAATCATAGTAGAAACAAACATACATAATATAGAAGGTATTAATATTATTTTTATAAGATGTAAAATTGTTACTTTTTTAGAAATCCATAACATTGTTGTTGTAATGTCTCCAATTGGAGACCAAACTCCTCCTGCATTAGCCGATATAATAACTAAACCTAAATAAAATAAACGTTCTTTATAATTATAAATGATTTTTCTTAAAAGAGATATTAAAACTATAGTTGCTGTAAGATTATCTATTATAGCAGATAAAAAAAAAGAAACTAAACTTAGTTTCCATAAAAATTTTCTTTTTGTATTTGTATAGAATAATTCTTTTAAAGCTTCAAATCCATGATATTTTTCAATAATAGAAATAATAGACATAGCTCCAATAAGAAAAAAAATAATTTCAGAAGCTTTTCCTAAATGGAATAATAATAAATATTGCGGATTTTTTTTAATTATTAAATGTTGATCTAATTCATAAACAGGAATGTTAAATAACATAATTAAAGACCAACAAATAGTAGCCATTAAAATAGATGGAATTACTTTATTTAAATAAAATAATTTTTCAAAAGCAATAAACAAATATCCAAAAATAAAAACTATAATTATCATTATATTGCTCAATACTCATTATTTATGTAGTATTTTTTTATATAAAATTCCATCCTGAATAACAAGAATATTTTCCAAGTGTATTTTCAATACGTAATAATTGATTATATTTTGAAGTTCGTTCAGAACGACAAATAGAACCTGTTTTTATTTGTTCAATATTAAAACCAACAGAAAGATCTGCTATAAAAAAATCTTCTGTATCTCCAGAACGATGAGAAATAATATTTCTATATTTATTTTTTTTAGCAGCATTAATTGTTTCAATTGTTTCTGTTAATGTTCCTACTTGATTTAATTTTATAAGAATAGAATTAGCTACTTTTTTTTCTATTCCTTTTTTTAATTTATTTAATTGAGTAACAAATAGATCATCTCCTACTAATTGTATTTGATTTCCTATTTCATTTGTCAGTAATTTCCATCCTTCCCAATCATTTTGATCCATTCCATCTTCAATAGATATAATTGGATATTTTTTAATTAAATAAGATAAATATTTTACATGATCTTCTCTAGATTTTTTAGAATCTTCTATTTTTTTACTAAATTTAGAATAATCATATTGATTGTTTGAATAAAATTCAGAAGAAGCACAATCTATAGCTATACCTATTTGATCATAAGGCTCATAATTTGCCATATGTATAGCTTCTAATATGTTATCTAAAACATCTTCTATACTATTTAAATTTGGGGAAAACCCACCTTCATCACCTACACTTGTAGATAATCCTTTTTTATTTAAAATATATTTTAATTGATAAAAAACTTTATGTCCCATTTGTAATGCTTCTAAAAAAGAATTAGCTTTTATAGGAACAATCATAAATTCTTGAAAAGCTATAGGAGCATTTGAATGTCTTCCTCCATTTATTATATTTATTAAAGGAGTAGGTAATAAATAAGAATATATACCTCCTATATATTTATAAAGAGGTATTTTTAATTCATTAGCAGCAGCTTTAGCAGTTGCTATAGAAATAGCTAAAATAGCATTAGCTCCTAATCTTTTTTTATTATTTGTTCCATCTAATTCTAACATTAATTTATCTATATAAATTTGGTCTAAAATTGATTTTCCAATTAATTCAGGAGCAATAATATTATTAACATTTTTAATAGCTTTTAATACACCTTTTCCAAAAAAAAATTCTTTATTACAATCACGTAATTCAAAAGCTTCATTTTTTCCTTTTGATGCACCTGATGGAATAGAAGCTCTTCCTAAAATATTATTTTTTGTTATAACATCTACTTCTATAGTAGGATTTCCTCTAGAATCTAATATTTGTCTAGCCTGAATATTTTTAATTTTACTCATTATTCATTTTTTTCTATTTTTTTTTATACTACGTCTTACAGATTTTATAATTTTTTTTGAAGTATAAGTATAATTATTGAAATCTACTAATTCAATAAAAGATAATGCAGCGTTATCTCCTAAACGAAATCCTGTTTTTATTATTCTAGTATATCCTCCAGTACGTTCTCTTACCTTTTTAAAAGTGTCTTTAAATAATTCTGAAACAGTAATCTTATCTTTTAAATATGAGAAAATATTTCTTCTAGAATGAATTGAATTAATTTTAGATTTGGTTATAATAGGTTCAATATATTTTTTCAAAGCCTTAGCTTTAGATAAAGTTGTAAAAATTTTTTTTTCTTTAATTAAAGAACAAGCCATATTGGAAAGAATAGATTTTCTATGTCCATATTTTCTACCTAAATGATTATTTTTATTTCTATGATTCATTTATTTATTCTTTATTCAATTTATATTCCGATATTTCCATTCCAAAATATAATCCTTTTTCT is a genomic window of Blattabacterium cuenoti containing:
- the eno gene encoding phosphopyruvate hydratase, which translates into the protein MSKIKNIQARQILDSRGNPTIEVDVITKNNILGRASIPSGASKGKNEAFELRDCNKEFFFGKGVLKAIKNVNNIIAPELIGKSILDQIYIDKLMLELDGTNNKKRLGANAILAISIATAKAAANELKIPLYKYIGGIYSYLLPTPLINIINGGRHSNAPIAFQEFMIVPIKANSFLEALQMGHKVFYQLKYILNKKGLSTSVGDEGGFSPNLNSIEDVLDNILEAIHMANYEPYDQIGIAIDCASSEFYSNNQYDYSKFSKKIEDSKKSREDHVKYLSYLIKKYPIISIEDGMDQNDWEGWKLLTNEIGNQIQLVGDDLFVTQLNKLKKGIEKKVANSILIKLNQVGTLTETIETINAAKKNKYRNIISHRSGDTEDFFIADLSVGFNIEQIKTGSICRSERTSKYNQLLRIENTLGKYSCYSGWNFI
- the rplQ gene encoding 50S ribosomal protein L17 codes for the protein MNHRNKNNHLGRKYGHRKSILSNMACSLIKEKKIFTTLSKAKALKKYIEPIITKSKINSIHSRRNIFSYLKDKITVSELFKDTFKKVRERTGGYTRIIKTGFRLGDNAALSFIELVDFNNYTYTSKKIIKSVRRSIKKNRKK
- the menB gene encoding 1,4-dihydroxy-2-naphthoyl-CoA synthase gives rise to the protein MNYTIDWILIKKYKDILFFFWEGIAKIEINRPKCHNAFRVETVKEMIDAINICKDKKDIDVIIITGSGNKSFCSGGDQTTRGLGGYLGKDGIPRLNILDFYKKIREIPKPVIAMVNGFAVGGGHVLHVVCDLTIASDNAIFSQVGPKVGSFDGGFGCSYLARHIGQKKTREMWFLCKKYTAKEALKMGLINKVVSIEKLEKKTIKWCKIIQKRSPMSLRMIKRCLNAELDGQHGLMQLAGDATLMFYLMEESQEGKKAFLEKRDPNFKKFTKFL
- a CDS encoding SLC13 family permease, producing MIIIVFIFGYLFIAFEKLFYLNKVIPSILMATICWSLIMLFNIPVYELDQHLIIKKNPQYLLLFHLGKASEIIFFLIGAMSIISIIEKYHGFEALKELFYTNTKRKFLWKLSLVSFFLSAIIDNLTATIVLISLLRKIIYNYKERLFYLGLVIISANAGGVWSPIGDITTTMLWISKKVTILHLIKIILIPSILCMFVSTMIASYLPIFNGKIKIEKNKLSKENINKGFFMLKIGLFLMLLVPIFKTITGLPPYMGMMFSLSILLCIISNKYKSKIISSSIDKIFKKLDISSILFFFGILLSVSSLESLGKLYYLSHWINNTFSTWKITTFILGFISSIVDNVPLVAATIAMFSHPIDHELWHFIAYVSGTGGSIFLIGSAAGVAAMGMEKIDFFWYLKKISWLALAGYISGFIYLLIYPFFSL